Genomic DNA from Deltaproteobacteria bacterium:
GCTGACCTCCTCCCAGAACCCATCGGTGGTCCAGTAAAAAAGAATAGCATCGGCGTCTGCGGCCCTTGCCCAGAAATGCTCCAGACATTCTGCATTGTTTTCGATCTCTTTTTGCGAAAAAATGGCCAGCTCCACATGGGGACTTTCTTCGGCAGCCGCCAGAAAGGCGGGCAAATAGGAACCCCACATAATGCTGACGATTCGAATGGGTTGGGTGGTGGTATTCATGGGACACTTTCCTATAGTTCTATTATGGTTGCATTTGATCTCTCGGCGCACCTGAGCGGCTGGATGTGGAGATGTCCGTTCTCCCGGCGGACGTCGGCCTCCACGCCGTACACCTGGCGAATGTTCTCCGGGGTCATTATTTCGGACGGTGTTCCCGAGCAGAACATCCTTCCCCGGTGGAGCATCATGATCGTGTCAGAAAATCTGGCCGCCAAATTCAGGTCGTGCATGGCCATCATGGCACCGATCCCTTTGCTTTTCACCAGCGTGGTAATTACCTCCAGCATCTCCAGTTGATGACGCAGGTCCAGGCTGCTGGTCGGCTCGTCCAACAACAGATAGCGCGTATCCTGGACCAAGGCCCTGGCAAGTAATACTTTCTGGGCCTGCCCGCCGCTGAGCCGGTCCATATCCCGCATGGCAAGATCAGCCAGATTCATCTCCTCAATGATCTTTGCGGTTCGCTCCAAATCCTTTCGGGAAGGTCGCCAGGCAAGATACGGCCTTCGTCCTGCAAGGACCGTATCAAAAACGGTCATTGGGAATCTGACGGGCATGTTCTGGGGCACATATCCCAGGTGTTTCGCCAGTTCTTTACGAGGCATTCGAAACGTATCCCGGCCCTCAATGAGAACAGATCCTCTGGCAGGCCTGAGAATACCGGCGATGCATTTGAGCAGGGTGGTCTTGCCGACACCGTTGGGTCCGACAATGCTCAGAACCTGGCCTTTTTCTACGCTTGCTCCAACACTTTCCAGCACCCGCGCACCGTTATAGTCGAAGACAAGATTCATTGCCTGCAGCATCACCAGTACTCCCTGGAACGTTTCATCAAGAGATAGAAGAAAAACGGCACTCCGATGAAAGAGGTCACAATCCCGATGGGTATCACCTGGGGCGCCCAGAGGGTCCTTCCCAGCGTGTCCGCAGTCACAAGAATCACGGCCCCCACCAGTGCCGAGGCCGGCAGGAGAAACCGGTGATCGTTTCCGATTACCATACGCGTGATATGAGGCGCCACAAGCCCCACAAATCCGATGACTCCCGTAAAGCAGATACAGCCGGCGGTCACCAGGGAAGCCGCTGCGACTGCCCACATCCTCAGCCGATTCACGTTTACTCCCAGGGCCAGGGCCGATTCGTCCCCGGATGCCAAAAGGTTGAAATCCCACGCCCTGCGCAAAAGTATTGGAAAGGGAACCAGGATCATTGCCGCAGCCAACCCGATCTCGTTCCATCCGGCCTTGGAGAGGCTGCCGAAAAACCAGAACACGATCTCATGAACCTGTTCCATGGTTCCCATGTACTGAAAAAGGGACGTGAGGGAGGAAAACAGGAACATCAGCGCAATGCCGGTCAAGATCATGGTTTCGGAGGAGGCGCGTTTCATCTTGGCAACCGCGATGATGACGGTTGCCGACACCAGGGAAAACAGGAACGCGCCGCAGGCCACGCGATATGTTTGGAAGCCACCTCCCCAAAAAAGAATGACGCTTACGGCCCCAAAGCCCGCGCCCGAGCCCACACCCAGGGTGAAGGGGGAGGCGAGGGGATTTCGCAGAATGGCTTGAAAAACCACGCCCGCCAGCCCCAACCCGAAACCAACAAGCGCCGCCATTACGATGCGGGGAAGCCGCAACATCCAAATGATGCTGTGGCCGCGGCCCATGTCTCTATGCAAAGATGAAACAATTTCCCAAAAGCTCATGCCAGAGGCGCCGCAACAAAGCCCTATCGTCGTTGCCACAATGAGCAAAATGATGGCAGAGGCAAGAAACAGCGTTCTTACACGGGCATGAGTTTGATAGCGTAGGCACAGGGTCTCGGCGTTTGTGCTCATCTGCCGCCCCCCTGGATATTATCTGATACGAACACCCCGTGGTAAGCAATGCCCTGAAAGGCCTCCAGATACTCTTTGTGCAGTGCTTCAGGGTTGAGGTCGGGGAAAAGATCGGGGTGAATCCAGCGGACCATATGGGCGATGCCGATGATGGCCCTGGGACCAGTCCAGATGGCACTGTCCATGACATGGACGTTGCCGGACGCTACAGCCGAAATATGATGCCAGGCAGGACGCTTTAGTATGGCGTCGCGACATTTATTGAAAGGCGCCGGGTCCCTAAGGACATAGCCGTTGCCATAAGCAGCCGCCTTGATGATCACCTCTGGATTCCTGGACAATACCCACTCAGGGGTTACGCGCGGGTAGGGGATGGAAAGGCCGGCTGCAATATTGCTGCCACCGGCGAGCACGCACATTTCGTCTCCTCCCGAACCCGGACCGGCGGCATGATAGTCGGTATAACTTTCAATGTAGACCGCCGGGCGCCGCAGAGTTCGGGCAATTTTTTCCCGGAATACCCCGAGATGCCGCCGGTACCAGTCACAGAAACGTACGGCCTCCTTTTCTCGATTTAGCAGTTGTCCCATGACCCTAACTTCGCGTTCCAGCGTGTCAACTTTGTAGAAGTCGAGACGCAGCACTTGAATTCCGAACAAAGCCATTTTGTTTTCCAGCAACTGTCCGGGGTTCCGGCTGTAAGCAATGACAAGGTCGGGTTTGAGGGCAGCTATGGCTTCCATGTTCGGCTCCCGCCAACTGCCGACCTTGGGTCTTTGAGCCAAATCACCCCAGAATTCACGCTCCCGAACGACCTCGGAAAACACACCCGCAACGCAGTCTTCGGCCTTTAGTGTACGGAGAATTTCCAGAATATCCGAGTTCAGGGCCACGACCGTTTTAATCGGCAGGCTGAGCCGCACCTTTCTTCCCCGGGCATCTTCAATGGTCACCGAAGCACCGAAAGCCGATGCCGTCCAAAAGTTCAGAAACAGTGCGACGGCCAGCCAGCCAATCCAAAACGTCCTTGCTGATATACCGTGAGTGCTCAAGTTAGTATCGCAAGGTAAGTTCGGCGAAAAACGTCCGGCCATCGGTTTTGTAATATTCGTAGTATTGCTCATCAAAAATGTTGTCCACGGAAAGAGAAATCTCCATCCATTTCAATGGTGTTACGGTCACCTTGGCGTCCATGAAAAAGGCCGGCTCATACGTGCCGTACACCCCTTCTTCAGTGTCCTTGTTATCCGAGTTGTTGTAGATCTTGCTGTAATAGCGCCCCACAAGATTTCCCTTGAACCATTTGTAATGCGCGTCCAGGCCGATATTCCAGGCGATCTCGGGAACACCGATAACCTGCTTGTCTTCGCTGTCCGGATCTGCAGGATTATCGGTAATTTTTGCATCGGTATAGGTGAAGTTGCCCCACAGCGTAAGCCAATCGGTTACCTTCTGGGAGGCTTCAATCTCTAGACCATAGGTTTGAGCCTTACCGGCATTGGTCCGGACCTTGGTCGAGCCCTCGGTCCTGTAATAGATCAGATCGTCGATATCGTTGCGGTATCCAGTCAGGGAAAGACGGGTCTTTTTGTCAAAAAAGTACTGGTCGATGCCTATTTCATAGGTCCAGACGGTTTCGGGCTTCAGGTTTGGGTTACTTTGATAGGTTGTGGAATAATACTGCCAGGTGCGATAAAGCTCGTAAATGGTCGGCGGCCGAAAGGCGTGGCCGACGGAGGCTCTCAAGGTGGTATCGGGAAGCGCCTTCCATACGGTGGCGACCTTGGGGCTTAACTCGTATTCTTTATTGCTGTCGTATCGGGTTTCTGATCCAGGGACTCCCGAGGCGCCGTCGGAGACCTTCCATGTATCGTAGCGAAGCCCCAGGTAAAGGGTCAGCGAATCAATGATCCACCATTCGTCCTGGATAAAAACAGCCCATGTTTTAGACTTCCCACCGGAATAAAAGGTGCTCGCTCCCCTGCCGTAATAGCTACGGTAAAATGGAATGTCATACTCATTCGTGTCGACTTCATCTGTTCGATACGAAACACCAAAGGTCAGAATATGAGATTCCCCTAAGGGTAAGTCCCCTTGCAGTTCGCCAAACCAACTCTCCCCTTCAGTAATTTTTAAAGAACCAGGAGAATTACTGTAGTCAGTCAATCCGCTGCCGGACTCCAGAGTATATCGGGATTCCAACTGGACCGTCCCTGCCTGGGCATTGACCTGCAGTGGCCCGAAAATCTCCTTGAAAGCCAGAGTGTATGTATCGTTTTCCTTTTTCCCGATGCCCGTGTAGCTGATAAAGTCGTTGGGCCGAAATCGGGCACGCTGCCCGGAACCTGCAATGGCGTAAGTAGAATTATCGCCGAAGGTTCCCATGTAAGTGTTGGGCGGTCCGTAATCATATTCATAATCTCCAGAAACTGCCGTAAAAGAGAGTCGGCCGGTATCTGAAAAGTCAAGGCTCAGTTTTCCGTTTAACACCCGGCGCTCGGCCCCGTTTTTGCCCTTGTCGCCCACCACCCATCTTGTGGGTTCACCGTATTTATCGTTCATCAGATAGCCGCCGGAGACGTTTCCGGTTCCGGAAGAAATCGACCGAACCACCGGGGTTGATTCGTAACCATCCGTCTTTTCCTCTTCGTACCCAATCTGAAGGCCTAGCCGGTTCCAAAACCGGTTCCCGATACTGACTCGGCAGCGCTGCGTGTCATGGGTGCCATAGCCTCCGTTCAATTCAAGTTCCAACTTCTCAGGGGTCTTGGTGATGATGTTTATGACCCCTCCCATGGCGTTTCCTCCGTAAAGCGCCGACGCAGGCCCCCGGATGATTTCGATCCGTTCGATATTGTCGGTGGGCAGCGCACCCCACTCTACACCGCCGGTATAGGCGTCATTGATCGGTTGACCGTCGATCAACACAAGGGTGTACTTGTCACCGTTAAAGCCGCGCATTTTAACGGACGCGGTGGAATCCATGAGCCCTTTCGACCTTTTGACAAAGACGCCTGAAAGGCTATTGAGCGCGTCATCCACGGTTTGGACATTTTTCTTTCTCAGGTCTTCCTGGTCGATGACGGTCACGCTTCCGGGAACATCTTCGACCTTCTTTTCGGTTTTAGTGGCCGTGACCACGATTTCTTCCAATCTGACAGCATCTTGTCTTGCTTGCCCTGCTTTGGCCACGTGAGGTGCTGCAAAACAAAAGATTGCAAGCGCTACAATCAACCAGTTCCCATCTCTCATCGTTCATCTCCTCCCTTTGACTTTCTATCAATCATCGCATAGTGCTCCGAGGGGCCCACATTTTGGCTGTATGGTTCTCGCATTGACGGGAAAGAGATGCCGTGTTACCAAATAATTTGAAGCATCCCTTTCCCGGGAGCGCTTCACCTGGAAGGCGGCATAGTGCCTTGGCCGGTGCGTGCCGCTTTCCTATCCCCCATCTCAACATATCTGTTCATTGCCCATACTGGACCCATGCCAAGGGGGGGCCCTACATCTTTCTGTTCACCACAAAAAAGGCCACGAAGCCGCCTCCCTTGCCGGAAGCGTGGACCTTCGTGGCCTTTTTTTTGTATTTTATGCAATCTCCGCTAATACCTGGCGGAGAATTATATATCTCGGGATTCGTTAAACCCCTTGTGCCCTTAAACTGAAATCCAATTGGGAACGGCTTCTGCCGCCATTACAAAAAATAAATTTTTACTTCAGTCATTTTGAGAAGTCAAGCTTTTTCGCCTTCAACCGCAGGGCCTTCTTTGCCCTATCAGATTGAAAATGCGCTCAAATTGAACAATGCTATTTTCAGCCGCCTTCCGCTTCAAATAAAGAACCGTGGAACCCTAGGGAATGGCCCCACGGTTCTTTTAGTTAGTCTGGTTTCCATCCATAAATAGCCCTTTTCCCCAATCTTCCGCCTTCGACACGGCTACGGTGTGACAAGCTGCATCAGGCTCAAACCGGGGATCCGCTCTAAGGGGTAGGGAGTAGTCGCTACGCACGGACAAATTTTAATCCTCGAAATACTTCAATGTATTCCTGGGGTTGAATTTTTGCCTTCCCCTCCGGGGCGTAGGCCCTACGGGCCGGAGGCTTAACCTTGAATAAAATTACCCAGTCATGGATGGACACTTCTTTGATCTATCCTATGCGATAACAAGGCCCCGGCTGAGATCCGCGGGGAACGATCCATGTGCGCACTGGCTGCGGCTTGATAGGCGAAAAATGTGTTCAAGAAACCTTAGGGCGATACAATGTCAAGAGAAAATTGCCGCAAAGATTTTTATTGACAGGACCGAAATAATTATTTAATGATTTATTTTATCATATGAGGATGAGGACAAAAATGATCAGCAATCAATCCTGGCAGAGCTATTACTGGTTTTATTTTTCCGGGAGGGGTCTGCCCATGGATTGATTGAATTTTGCTTTTTGATTTCCAAGGCCGTGGGCAGATTAAAGCTCACGGCCTTTTTGTTTTTATGGGGTGAATAGTGTCACTATGAACCGCTGGTCACCGTTACCCTTTTCAAGGAGTGTCCCATACAAATACTTCACCTTTAGGGAGCAACCAGAGGAGGAAAATTTTGAAGAATGAATGTGGTTCTTATCGGGTACCGTTGCAGCGGTAAGACTTTAGCAGGCAAGATCATTGCCGGGAAACTTGGAAGAGAGTTCATGGATACAGATAGATTGATTGAGCATTATGCTGGTTGCTCAATTGTCAACATCGTTTCCAGAGCTGGATGGGAGCATTTTCGGGAGATTGAAAAAAGGGTGATTGAGGAGGTTTCCCAAAAAGATGATCTGGTGATTGCTACAGGAGGTGGCGTTGTACTCGCTCAAAAAAATGTGCGCAGTCTGAAAAGAAACGGATGGGTGGTATGGCTGAATGGAAAGGTCGAAGTGCTAAAGCAGAGGATGCTTGAAGAACAGAGGGCAGGCAGAGTTCGTCCTGCTTTGAAAGGCGTCGATCCTATTGATGAGGTTGAACAGGTGTTGGCAGAGAGGAGCCCGCTTTATAAACAGGCAAGTGATTTCATGGTGGATACCAGTGCACTGTCGCCCGAAAAAGTGGCGCTCTTGATTATGGATGCTATACCAGTTGAAATGAAAGGGAAGGGTTGTGCCGGGTAATACCTTTGGGGAGATATTCAGAATTACCACATTCGGGGAATCCCATGGTGAAGGGATTGGGGTGGTTATTGATGGTTGCCCTCCCATGATTCGACTGTCGCCCGTGGACTTTTTCGTAGATATGGCCAGGCGAAGGCCGGGGCTTCGTGCTTCTGATACGCCGAGAAAGGAAGAAGACCACGTGGAGATCCTCTCCGGTGTGCTTGAAGGCCTTACCACGGGGGCTCCAATAGCCCTTTTCATCCGTAACCGCGATGCAGACAGCAGCCCGTACGAGATCCTGCGCCACCTCTTCAGACCGGGGCACGGGGATTTCACCTACTTCAAGAAATACGGTCACTTTGACTTCAGAGGGGGAGGCAGATATTCAGCCAGGGAGACCGCGGCCAGGGTTGCCGCCGGTGTGGTGGCCAGGAAGATCCTTGAACCATTGGGTGTAAGGATCATGGGGTATACGATCGAGCTAGGCGGTATCCGGGCAAAGCATATAGATCTGGATACCATCGAAAAAAGCCCCCTTTTCTGCCCGGATCCGGATGCCTCCACCCGTATGGAAGAAGCGCTGACCATGGCCCGGAAGGCAGGTGATTCCCTGGGGGGTGTTGCAGAGGTGAGAATTACCGGCTGTCCCGCAGGGCTTGGTGAACCTGTTTTCGACAAGCTTGATGCGGATCTGGCAAAAGCGGTCTTCTCAATCGGAACGGTCAAAGGCGTCGAGATAGGTGCCGGGTTCGGGGCGTCAAGGCTCAGGGGGTCCGAGAACAATGACCCCATAATGCCGGATGGTTTCAGGACGAATCATGCCGGCGGGATCCTTGGCGGGATCTCCAACGGCGACGAAATTGTCCTGAGAGCGGCAATAAAGCCTATTCCTTCTATCAGGTTAGAGCAGGATACCATTGACAGGCAGGGGCGGGCAAGGAAGTTGAAACTCTCGGGAAGGCATGATGCCTCAGCTATACCCCGGGTTATCCCGGTACTGGAGGCAATGGCTGGCATTGTTCTGGCTGATCATTATATGCGAAGCCGGGTTTTTCAGAAGGAATGAAAGTGCCGGAAGAAGAGAGGCGAGCCGTCGACATTGATGTAATCGAGATTGTTTGTCGGGTAAAGGGCAGGATGTTTCAGGAGATGGACACGATCAGAACAGAGGAGTTCAGGAGATCGGCAGCAAGCAGGGTCAGCGGTCAGCAGGCCGGATGCTTTTGCTACACCTGGCGGTATGATCTTTATTTTTGCGGTATGATCTTTATTTTTGGGGGTGGAGGGGTCCGCCCGTGGGCTGGTAGGTGAAGAAGTAGACCGGGCCGTGGGTGGAAATACTACCTCTCACGGCCTTTTTTTGTGAGGGCATGGGGAACAAATTGTTAAGGCTGTGGTGATTGGTTTGCCCAAGGAGGGAAAAATGAATTACCCCGCCGCAAGCAGCGGGGTATCAATCAGGAACCTTGTATTTATCGCCGCAAGCGGCGGAGAATTCAACCCAAAGGGATTAAATAAGGGGGGTGCAAAAATGATTGGAAAAGGGCTCAGACTGGAGAGAATCATCAATCGGCACACGGGAAAGACCGTGATCGTTCCAATGGATCATGGAGTCAGTTCAGGTCCGATTACGGGCATAACCAACATGGAAGAGACGATGAGCCGGGTGGCAAATGGAGGGGCTGACGCCGTGATAGTACACAAAGGAATAGTGGCCCACGGGTATGGAAAGGTCCGGTCGGAAATGGGCCTTATCGTCCATCTATCGGGGAGTACATCCCTCTCACCTGAACCCAATGCCAAGAGCCTTGTCTGCACTGTAGAAGAGGCCATTAAGCTGGGCGCAGACGCAGTCTCGGTCCATATCAATATAGGCAATGATCGTGAAATGCAGATGCTTGCCGATCTGGGCACCGTCGCGCATACGGCCGGTGAATGGGGTATTCCTCTCCTTGCTATGATCTATCCAAGGGGAGAGAGGATCAGGGATGAGTTCGATCCCAAAGCCGTTACCCATGCCGCGAGGCTCGGCGCTGAATTGGGGGCCGATGTTGTCAAGGTATCTTACACTGGAGACCCAGAGTCCTTCAGTAAAGTGGTGGAAGGTTGCCATGCACCGGTGGTTATCGCCGGCGGTCCGAAGGCGGATACTGACAGGGCCGTCCTTGAGATGGTCAAAGGGGCTATTGAGGCAGGAGCGGCAGGGACCTCCATCGGCCGCAATGTCTTTCAGCACAGGGATCCGGCCGCAATGGTGGCAGCACTTGCCATGATAGTCCACAACGGGGCGGATGTGGAAGAGGCCCTTCAATTCCTCAATAGCAGTAAGGAGAAAAAGGATGATACAGGCGCCGGAAGAGGACGGGAACTGGCTGCTGCTTGAAAAATTAAGGCGCCGGATCGACCGGATAGATGATCGGATCCTCTCCCTTCTTTCAACAAGACAGGAGTTTGCCGCTGAAATCGGAAGGTGCAAGAGGGAGCTTGGTCTCAAAGTATTCGATCCTTCACGTGAGCGGAAAGTCCTGAGCTGGCTTGTCTCAAACAGCAATGGAAACCTGAGTGAGCAGGCCATCAAAGGTGTTTTTTCAGAGATCATCTCCGCGGCCCGCTCCGTGCAGGAGCCACTGAAAGTCGCTTACCTGGGGCCTGAAGCCACGTTTTGCCACCAGGCTGCAAAAAAAATGTTCGGCCATTGTGCAATACAGCGCGGGGCTGACAGCATTGAACAGGTCTTTGAGCTGGTGGAGGCAGGTGTTTGCACGGCGGGCGTGGTTCCCCTGGAAAATTCATGCGAAGGGTCTGTGAATATGACCCTCGATCTGTTCTTTAAGAAAGACCTGAAGATATTCCGGGAAGGTTTCCTGAGAATCAGGCATCATCTCCTGAGCGGGACCGGCCGCAAGGAAAAAATCAGACTCATCTATTCACACCCCATGGCCCTTGCCCAGTGCCGTTCATGGCTTAAGAGGCATCTGCCCGGAGTGTCCGTCATGGAAACGGAAAGCACTTCGGCGGCAGCCGGCCTTGCAGCCCGGGAACCTGATGCAGGCGCCGTGGGAAGCAGAATGTCAGCCTGTATCTACGGCCTGAAGATCGTGGAGGAAAGCATACAGGATCATTCCGATAATGTGACACGTTTTGTGGTGATCGGAAAGAGTAATAATGGACCCACGGGAAACGACAAGACGTCTTTGCTCTTTTCAGTGCCCCATAGGGCAGGAGCCCTGTTGAGGTCCCTTGAACCCATTGCCAAAAGAGGCATCAACATGACCCGGATAGAATCCAGGCCCATGAAGACAGGAAACTGGGAATATTTCTTCTTTGTGGATCTTGAAGGCCATGAAAGGGACGGGAATGTAGGAAAGGCTGTCAGGGAAATGGAGGAGCGCTGTATTTTCATTAAGCGACTCGGCTCCTACCCTGCCGGAGGCGAGTTATGGGACTAGAGCGGCCTGTGGTAGGGATCGTCGGCGGTACGGGCAGGATGGGTACATGGTTTGCTGATTTGCTTGAAGGCCATGGTCTGCACGTGGTGCGTACGGGACGAAGCACAAAGACCACGCCCCGTCAGATGGCTTCTTTGTGTGATGTGGTTGTGATCTCAGTGCCTGTAGCGGAAACGACAAAGGTGATACGCGATATAGGGCCACTGGTCAAAGAGGACGGCCTTCTCATGGATCTTACATCAGTGAAAAAGGGGCCGGTGGAGGCGATGCTGAATCATTCCAGGGCCCAGGTGGTGGGAGTACACCCGCTTTTCGGGCCCGAGACCGGGTCAGCCCCGGATATGAAGATCGCCATATGCCCCGCAAGGGGGCAGGAGGGTTTGGAGTGGATCTCCGCTGTTTTTCGCAATAGCGGGTACGGGGTGATCTGTCTCGAAGCAGAGGTGCATGATCGCATGATGGGGGTGATCCAGGGAGTAACGCATTTTTCTTCCCTGGTGCTGGCCCTTTTTATTCATAGTTCCGACTTTGAAATTGATGACCTCGTAAGCTGTTCCACTCCGACATTCAAACACAGACTTGACCGGATCAGGTCCATCCTGGACCAGCCGCCGGGGCTTTTCAGTTCGCTTATGATGGACAATCCTTATGCAGGGGCATCTATAGAGAAGTACCTGGATTCATGTGAGCACTTGATCCGGATTATCAGGGCGCGGAACAGGTCGGCATTTGATGAGCTGTTTGAATCGCTCGAGCATTTTTTCTCGAAGGAGGTTTTCAGGCCATGAAAGAGGTATGGGTCAAGGCGGATCCATGGAAAAAGGAACTGGTCACGACAGCGCTGGAGGCGGGGGCTGATGCGGTGATTGTTCCTGCTGACAAAATCGCAAGGGTAAAGGAACTTGGATTGATAAAAATCGTTTCTGAAGAAGGTGACATCAAATGGGGAGAGGATGTAGTGGAAATGGAGGTCCGAACCCCGGAAGATGAAGACAGGATCGTGGAACTGGGCCGAGAGAAAAGGGTCGTAGTGAAGACCACGGACTGGAGGGTTATTCCTCTTGAGAACCTGGTTGCCAGGACGGGGAACATTTTCGTTGAAGTGGAAAATCTTGAGGATGCCAGGACCGCTTCGGGAATTCTTGAGAACGGCGTTCACGGGCTGGTAATCACCCATCCTGATCCAGTCAAGGTAAGGAAAATTATCAACGTGATCAAGGAAGGCCGTCAAACCCTGGATCTGGCAGAGTTTGTGATCGACGCCGTGATCCCTGCAGGAATGGGTGATAGAGTCTGCGTCGATACCTGTACATTGATGGGTGAGGGAGAAGGCTTATTGGTGGGCAACAGCAGCCAAGGCTTCCTTCTGGTGCACTCGGAAAGCATTGAAAGCCCGTATGTGGCGCCGAGACCGTTTCGGGTGAATGCCGGAGCAATTCATTCATACACCCTGGTCCCAGGTGGTAGAACACGGTACCTGTCTGAGTTGGAAGCGGGCGATGAGGTTATGGGGGTTGACAGCAAGGGATGTGTAATGAACCTTACGATTGGGAGGGTGAAGATCGAACGAAGACCCTTGCTGCTTGTAAGAGCCACAGGCCCCAAGAAAACGGCGAGCGCCATCTTGCAGAATGCCGAGACAATACGGCTGGTGAACGTTGGGGGAAAACCCGTCTCGGTAGTAAAACTGAGACCGGGCGATAAGGTGATGGGATATGTGGAAGAAACAGCCAGGCATTTCGGGCACAGGATCAGTGAGACCATTGTGGAGCGGTGAGTTCGTTAATGATCCCAAAGGCTGATTTCCTTATCCCGGTGTGTCGGGCCCTTCCTTGAAAAGCTGAATATCACCGGTAAAAGGCGATACCATGATCTGTATTCCAATCCTTGCACGTGACACCCGGGAGGCCGAAGAGAAGATAAGGCGGGCTGAGAGACTCGCCGACCTTCTGGAAATTCGTCTGGATGTGATGGGCCGGTTCGACC
This window encodes:
- a CDS encoding ABC transporter ATP-binding protein encodes the protein MLQAMNLVFDYNGARVLESVGASVEKGQVLSIVGPNGVGKTTLLKCIAGILRPARGSVLIEGRDTFRMPRKELAKHLGYVPQNMPVRFPMTVFDTVLAGRRPYLAWRPSRKDLERTAKIIEEMNLADLAMRDMDRLSGGQAQKVLLARALVQDTRYLLLDEPTSSLDLRHQLEMLEVITTLVKSKGIGAMMAMHDLNLAARFSDTIMMLHRGRMFCSGTPSEIMTPENIRQVYGVEADVRRENGHLHIQPLRCAERSNATIIEL
- a CDS encoding iron ABC transporter permease → MSTNAETLCLRYQTHARVRTLFLASAIILLIVATTIGLCCGASGMSFWEIVSSLHRDMGRGHSIIWMLRLPRIVMAALVGFGLGLAGVVFQAILRNPLASPFTLGVGSGAGFGAVSVILFWGGGFQTYRVACGAFLFSLVSATVIIAVAKMKRASSETMILTGIALMFLFSSLTSLFQYMGTMEQVHEIVFWFFGSLSKAGWNEIGLAAAMILVPFPILLRRAWDFNLLASGDESALALGVNVNRLRMWAVAAASLVTAGCICFTGVIGFVGLVAPHITRMVIGNDHRFLLPASALVGAVILVTADTLGRTLWAPQVIPIGIVTSFIGVPFFFYLLMKRSREYW
- a CDS encoding ABC transporter substrate-binding protein, producing MSNTTNITKPMAGRFSPNLPCDTNLSTHGISARTFWIGWLAVALFLNFWTASAFGASVTIEDARGRKVRLSLPIKTVVALNSDILEILRTLKAEDCVAGVFSEVVREREFWGDLAQRPKVGSWREPNMEAIAALKPDLVIAYSRNPGQLLENKMALFGIQVLRLDFYKVDTLEREVRVMGQLLNREKEAVRFCDWYRRHLGVFREKIARTLRRPAVYIESYTDYHAAGPGSGGDEMCVLAGGSNIAAGLSIPYPRVTPEWVLSRNPEVIIKAAAYGNGYVLRDPAPFNKCRDAILKRPAWHHISAVASGNVHVMDSAIWTGPRAIIGIAHMVRWIHPDLFPDLNPEALHKEYLEAFQGIAYHGVFVSDNIQGGGR
- a CDS encoding TonB-dependent receptor, which translates into the protein MRDGNWLIVALAIFCFAAPHVAKAGQARQDAVRLEEIVVTATKTEKKVEDVPGSVTVIDQEDLRKKNVQTVDDALNSLSGVFVKRSKGLMDSTASVKMRGFNGDKYTLVLIDGQPINDAYTGGVEWGALPTDNIERIEIIRGPASALYGGNAMGGVINIITKTPEKLELELNGGYGTHDTQRCRVSIGNRFWNRLGLQIGYEEEKTDGYESTPVVRSISSGTGNVSGGYLMNDKYGEPTRWVVGDKGKNGAERRVLNGKLSLDFSDTGRLSFTAVSGDYEYDYGPPNTYMGTFGDNSTYAIAGSGQRARFRPNDFISYTGIGKKENDTYTLAFKEIFGPLQVNAQAGTVQLESRYTLESGSGLTDYSNSPGSLKITEGESWFGELQGDLPLGESHILTFGVSYRTDEVDTNEYDIPFYRSYYGRGASTFYSGGKSKTWAVFIQDEWWIIDSLTLYLGLRYDTWKVSDGASGVPGSETRYDSNKEYELSPKVATVWKALPDTTLRASVGHAFRPPTIYELYRTWQYYSTTYQSNPNLKPETVWTYEIGIDQYFFDKKTRLSLTGYRNDIDDLIYYRTEGSTKVRTNAGKAQTYGLEIEASQKVTDWLTLWGNFTYTDAKITDNPADPDSEDKQVIGVPEIAWNIGLDAHYKWFKGNLVGRYYSKIYNNSDNKDTEEGVYGTYEPAFFMDAKVTVTPLKWMEISLSVDNIFDEQYYEYYKTDGRTFFAELTLRY
- a CDS encoding shikimate kinase; this translates as MNVVLIGYRCSGKTLAGKIIAGKLGREFMDTDRLIEHYAGCSIVNIVSRAGWEHFREIEKRVIEEVSQKDDLVIATGGGVVLAQKNVRSLKRNGWVVWLNGKVEVLKQRMLEEQRAGRVRPALKGVDPIDEVEQVLAERSPLYKQASDFMVDTSALSPEKVALLIMDAIPVEMKGKGCAG
- the aroC gene encoding chorismate synthase, producing the protein MPGNTFGEIFRITTFGESHGEGIGVVIDGCPPMIRLSPVDFFVDMARRRPGLRASDTPRKEEDHVEILSGVLEGLTTGAPIALFIRNRDADSSPYEILRHLFRPGHGDFTYFKKYGHFDFRGGGRYSARETAARVAAGVVARKILEPLGVRIMGYTIELGGIRAKHIDLDTIEKSPLFCPDPDASTRMEEALTMARKAGDSLGGVAEVRITGCPAGLGEPVFDKLDADLAKAVFSIGTVKGVEIGAGFGASRLRGSENNDPIMPDGFRTNHAGGILGGISNGDEIVLRAAIKPIPSIRLEQDTIDRQGRARKLKLSGRHDASAIPRVIPVLEAMAGIVLADHYMRSRVFQKE
- a CDS encoding class I fructose-bisphosphate aldolase family protein, translated to MIGKGLRLERIINRHTGKTVIVPMDHGVSSGPITGITNMEETMSRVANGGADAVIVHKGIVAHGYGKVRSEMGLIVHLSGSTSLSPEPNAKSLVCTVEEAIKLGADAVSVHINIGNDREMQMLADLGTVAHTAGEWGIPLLAMIYPRGERIRDEFDPKAVTHAARLGAELGADVVKVSYTGDPESFSKVVEGCHAPVVIAGGPKADTDRAVLEMVKGAIEAGAAGTSIGRNVFQHRDPAAMVAALAMIVHNGADVEEALQFLNSSKEKKDDTGAGRGRELAAA
- the pheA gene encoding prephenate dehydratase; translated protein: MIQAPEEDGNWLLLEKLRRRIDRIDDRILSLLSTRQEFAAEIGRCKRELGLKVFDPSRERKVLSWLVSNSNGNLSEQAIKGVFSEIISAARSVQEPLKVAYLGPEATFCHQAAKKMFGHCAIQRGADSIEQVFELVEAGVCTAGVVPLENSCEGSVNMTLDLFFKKDLKIFREGFLRIRHHLLSGTGRKEKIRLIYSHPMALAQCRSWLKRHLPGVSVMETESTSAAAGLAAREPDAGAVGSRMSACIYGLKIVEESIQDHSDNVTRFVVIGKSNNGPTGNDKTSLLFSVPHRAGALLRSLEPIAKRGINMTRIESRPMKTGNWEYFFFVDLEGHERDGNVGKAVREMEERCIFIKRLGSYPAGGELWD